Sequence from the Aquimarina sp. Aq107 genome:
GTGAAATTAAGAACGAAGAAATTAAAACAGTAAGCCAAATTAATTATAAGGTAAGTATTGTTTTTTGTCTTTTAGTTATTGGAGTCTTATTATTAGTTCAATATGTGTAAACTACAAAAAAAATACATCGTTACTGGGGCTCCAGGTACTGGGAAAACGACATTGATAAATATTCTAAAGAAAACCATACCTTGTATGGATGAGGTCGCTAGAAAAGTAATTATTGATGAGCAAAAAAACAATAACAATGGTATGCCTTGGGGAGATATTGATCGATTTACGGATCTTGTATTTAAACATACAAATCAAGAACTATTGAATACTGATACGCTAATTTGCGATAGATCTTTGTTAGATTTAGAAGCTTATTTAATGTTAGAAAACAAAGCTATCCCAAAGTACTTAAGCGACTTTCCTTATAAAGAAACATATCATAAAATTGTTTTTTTTACACCAACCTGGTTTGAGATCTATTGCAAAGATGGACAACGATTACAGGAATTTGAATATTGTTTGAGATTAGAAAAATCCCTTTTAGAACAGTATAAAAACAAAGGATTCGAAATTATAACATTGCCTAAATATTCCCCTCTGGAAAGAACAAAATTGATTTTAGAAACTATTTGCATATAAATCAAAAATTAACGATACATTTGTGAGGCTTTTGGTTTCTTATTCTTGTACTTTAAAAAGAATATAGAATTAAAAGGGAATTTGGTGAGAATCCAAAACTGTTCCCGCAGCTGTAAACTCTGCAAAAAGCTTTTAACATATTGGCCACTGTTTTTTTAAAAATGGGAAGGCGTTAAAAGTAGAGTGAGTCAGAATACCTGCCTAAAGCAAAACATAATATTAACTTTCGGGAATAAAAGTTTAAGTGTTAGGTAGCCAGTCTTTTTTGGCTTCTTACCCTACTTTCCCCCATAATAAAAAAAATGGGTAAAAATATAGCAAATACAAAAGATACTTTTTTCTTTTGTGATGGAGGTTCTTGTCAAAAAGCAGGATCTGAGCAAGTTGTAAGAGCAGCAAGAGCTTATTTACGTAATAATGAAGTTTGGGATACTACCCATACTATTAAAACAAGGTGTAATGGAAGATGTGAAGATGCACCCACTTGTATTGTACATCCTGGAGAATTTTGGTATAAAGAATTAACAGTAGAAAAAATAATTCCAATTGTAAGAAGACATCTCAATAACGAAAACCCTATCAAAGAAGAGTTATTGTACCAAAAAGGATGGGAACAACAATTTTCTAATAATGAAAGAACTCCTGTAAAACCAAAACCTTTTGAATTAAAAGATGACA
This genomic interval carries:
- a CDS encoding AAA family ATPase, whose translation is MCKLQKKYIVTGAPGTGKTTLINILKKTIPCMDEVARKVIIDEQKNNNNGMPWGDIDRFTDLVFKHTNQELLNTDTLICDRSLLDLEAYLMLENKAIPKYLSDFPYKETYHKIVFFTPTWFEIYCKDGQRLQEFEYCLRLEKSLLEQYKNKGFEIITLPKYSPLERTKLILETICI